The DNA window ATCCAGAGATTGGAAGAGGGATGGAAATGGGGAAGTGTAATGGGCGCATAGGCAACGAATGCGACAGCCAATGTGCGTGCAAAGAAGAGGCCGAGCAGAGCACCGCCGAAGGCAAGCAGAATGCTCTCGGCAAGCATCAGGCGCAGCAGGTCCGAACGGCTGGCGCCCAATGCGGTGCGCATGGCGAGTTCGCGTGAACGTGCAATGCTGCGCGCGACCGTGAGACCGGCCAGATTGAGGCACGCCACCAACAGCACCGCAGCGACCGCTCCCATCAGGATGATGAGGCTGCCGCGCACTTCACCGACAAGTGCCGTCTGCAGCGGCCAGACACGGAACTCATTCAATGCACCGTTGGGTGCTTTCCAGCGGTAATACCATGCATTCTGCTGCGCGAATGCGGGCAGCAGCGACTGCATCTCTGCCTGTGCCTGCGGAAGCGTAACGCCATCGCGCAGCCGCGCGATCATCTGGTAGTTGTCGCCTTCGTATCCTGGGTCTTTCGCTCCAAGTTGAAGCGGCTGCCACAGGCCCGCGGGAGGAGCTTGCGTAGTCCCGCCGTAGAGATCGCCTAGCACGCCTTCTGGAAGAATGCCGACGACGGGAACATCGTCACCGTTGATGCGTATTGTGCGACCCACGATGGTGGGGTCACTCTGAAAGGCGGTCTGCCACAGGCGATAACTCATCAGCGCCGCTCGCGGACCGCCGCTGCGGTCTTCCTCCGGAGTGAAGAAGCGACCCAGCGCGGGATGCAGTCCCAGTGTGGATAGGAAATCACGCGATACGCGCAGTTGCTGTACCTGGAACGGCCGTCCGCCTGTCGCGGCGGATGTGGCAAGATTCACACCCGTCGTGCCGCCATCCGAAATGCCGAAGGAGGAGAAGGAGTGGGCATGCTCCATCAGGAAGTCGGCAACAGAACCCACCTGCGATGTGGAAGGCTTTTCCTTCGGGAACTGAAATGCAATCGCGACAAGACGATCCGGCTGCGTGTAAGGCAGCGGTTCCAGCAGCAGCGATTGCACCACGCTGTACATGGCCGTGGTGACGCCAATGCCAAGCGCCAGCGTGAGTAGTGCAGTTGCTGTAAACACGGGGCTGCGCCGCAACTGCCGAAATGCGTACTGAAAATTTTGACCAAGCATCATCGTTGTCGCTCCCTCTGGGCAACCGGCGCCGAACCATATCCGCAGTGGTTTATGCCAATGCCGCTTCGCTTAATAGCGCGTTCAACTCTCCTTCGCTGACCACGCGACCATCGAAGAGATGAATCTGACGCTCTGCATGCGCGGCAAAGCGCGGGTCATGCGTCACCATGCAGATGGTGGCGCCGTCCGAGTGCAATTCCTTCAGCAGCGTCATCACTGCTTCGCCGTTCTTCGAATCAAGGTTTCCGGTCGGTTCGTCTGCCAGCAGGATGCTGGGTGAACCCGCTAATGCACGCGCCACAGCCACGCGCTGCTGCTGACCACCGGAAAGCTGCGCAGGGTAATGCCGCATACGATGCGCCATGTTCACGCGCTCCAACGCTTCCTGTGCGCGACGCTTGCGTTCCGTGGAAGACATCCCTGCCCGATAGGTGAGCGGCAGTTCCACGTTCTCTGCAACGGTCAGGTCGCCGATCAGGTTGAAGCTTTGGAAGATGAAGCCGATCTCCTGGTTGCGGATGCGCGAACGCTCCGCAAAATCCAGGCCGGCAACTTCGCGTCCGTTCAGCAGATAACTGCCGGCGGTGGCGGTATCCAGCAATCCCACAATGGACAGCAGCGTGGATTTGCCGCAGCCGGAGGGACCGCTCATGGCCACGTATTCTCCGCGGCCAATCTCAAGCTGGACGCCGCTGAGCGCATGCGTTTCCACTTCATCGGTGTAGAAGACCTTCGTGAGTCCATCAATGTGGATGACGGGTTGCGTGCTTGACATGCGTTTCTTCTCCTTATTCCAGGCGAATGCGGTCTGTGTTGTCGTATTTGGACATGTCCGACAGGATGACGGTGTCGCCAGCCTGCAGTCCGTTCAGAACCCGAAGGTTGTTTACCGAGCCCCGTCCAACCTGTACAGGGACTCTTACGGCGGTTTTGCCATCGGAGTTCAATTTGAAGAGGCTGATCGTGCTGTTTTCTGCGCCGTTGGCGGGCCGGCCAATCTGCAGGACGCTGCCCATGTTTTCCAGGTTGATGGTGCCGTCCACGCTCAGGTCAGGCCGCGCACCCTGCGGCAACGCGCCTGCCAGCTCCACATCCACGGTGACGGTGCCGTTCACCACGGCCGGATCGATACGCATGACCTGTCCGGAGATCACGCCGTTATGCGTGTCCACTTCCGCAGGTTGGCCAATCTGGATGTCGCGCGCCTGTGTTTCCGGAATCTTCAGGCTGGCCTTCAACTGGTCCGGTTGAACCACCTTGGCCAATGTGGTGCCCACGGCAATGTGTTCACCCACCTGGTGCGGCAGATCCACCAGAACACCGTCAATTCCGGCGCGAACCGTCAGGGCTGCCTGCTGCTTCTCTTTCAGGCCCAACAGCGCATGTGCCTGATCCACCTTGGTCTGTTGCACTGCAAGCTGTGTCTGGATCGCGCGTTCATTCAGCGTCAGGCGCTGGCCTTCAATGCCGTTGCGCGTGTTCAATTCCTCAGCCTTGCCCCGGGAGGCGGAATAGGTCAGACCGCTGATTACGCCAAGATCGAACAGGTGCTTGTCGGTTTCAGCCTGCAGCTTGGCCTGCTTCTCGTCCTGGGTTACGGTAGCCGCCGCAGCGCGCTGCGTCATCAGGTCACTCTGCAGCTTGGCCTTGGTGTTC is part of the Terriglobus sp. RCC_193 genome and encodes:
- a CDS encoding ABC transporter ATP-binding protein, with translation MSSTQPVIHIDGLTKVFYTDEVETHALSGVQLEIGRGEYVAMSGPSGCGKSTLLSIVGLLDTATAGSYLLNGREVAGLDFAERSRIRNQEIGFIFQSFNLIGDLTVAENVELPLTYRAGMSSTERKRRAQEALERVNMAHRMRHYPAQLSGGQQQRVAVARALAGSPSILLADEPTGNLDSKNGEAVMTLLKELHSDGATICMVTHDPRFAAHAERQIHLFDGRVVSEGELNALLSEAALA
- a CDS encoding efflux RND transporter periplasmic adaptor subunit, which gives rise to MRIHYVTMDIARPDLKRTRARRRLVIGIVAAIAVAVIVYFVSRLKPGAPEVDRASIWTDTVKNGPLLRQVRGPGTLTPREDKLRLVPSQTEATVVRILVLPGAHVSQDTPLMELVDPQLSQELMDAQLQLKAAEADLVNTKAKLQSDLMTQRAAAATVTQDEKQAKLQAETDKHLFDLGVISGLTYSASRGKAEELNTRNGIEGQRLTLNERAIQTQLAVQQTKVDQAHALLGLKEKQQAALTVRAGIDGVLVDLPHQVGEHIAVGTTLAKVVQPDQLKASLKIPETQARDIQIGQPAEVDTHNGVISGQVMRIDPAVVNGTVTVDVELAGALPQGARPDLSVDGTINLENMGSVLQIGRPANGAENSTISLFKLNSDGKTAVRVPVQVGRGSVNNLRVLNGLQAGDTVILSDMSKYDNTDRIRLE